cccggatccggatcgGGGCCAAAACCACAGTTAGGGAGGTCTCAGCAGACACAtcacatcccacaacccgccaaggaggggtacgtgggcacgtgactatgacagctatcaacaatCAACACCccagacaagcacggcgcgtgtcagaggccattaggacactctggaggtggtcctcccatggacacgtgtaagcaatctgcccaagtcaggcgtcctccgctcccaagatccaacgacccagatttagaggtaactacccctaaaccctaccttggggctatatatacccccaaggctgaagggtttaggggttggaaaataatTTCTCTGGCACTCACACACTCTCACACTCAAAACACACAGCAGCCACCACATATACACatccacacacagacacacagCAGCCCCTAagatacataaatatatatatacctcCATCCTCTCCAAAACCCGTTCTTATTCTTATACCGGAGGTGCCGTGGGAGcaaaaccccccttccggtgttgttttgcaggcgcccaaccagcagctacaccccATCCACGCAtagaaggtccaggaacgccgtcggacggagccgcccgctcactGGAGTTATCAGTATTCAATAACGATTGGAAACAGTCTTTTAAAATCTGAttgtattcaatttagattttaaaaagtcaatcaaaatttggtggtattcaatttagattttaaaaaatccatcaaaatctgataGTATTCAAAAGTCCAtggattttcttttatttaaaaaagttgtggattttgatggatttgctagtacatttttaatatcttgaaatctcttcaaaatacatgagattttgatggatttctaaaaaactccacaaaatctgcaagactctacaagattttggatcaactccatcaaaatccacgaaaaattgaaatcaacgaaaatcttttaaaatccgTAGATTATTAAcaatcctttaaaatctgaaatgaatACACCCCCTTAATTGGAGTTTCGTAAAAGTTTGTGAATATGTGTAATTGTTTGTTACAAAAACCAAGGATCATTGGCGAATAAATATACTAGTAACCACATAGCTTACATCAATACCGCAATGTCTGGAGAACAACTATGCCTGCGTGAACTTGCATGCTCAAACTCCCCATAAAGTAAATTAGGGAAAACAGGGTACTAATGCAACTTCGTAGAACATTAGAAATTTTTATACAATATCTTGAATAAAAAATATATGAAATGGCTCACATTGTTCAGAATCCTGCAATTAAAATTAAATGTAAACCAAGGAAAGATGGAATTCCAGTTCTAAATCTGACATAAAAAGAGACTTACTACTGGAAGCATGTATTGCAGCTGCTTGTGAGCAATTAAGTTACAAATCTGCAAATAAGTGTAATCAGGAATGCTGCGAGCATGGTCTATGCCAGGGTTTACAAAAGCAGAGATATCAACATTGAAGAGTCAAGCTCGCACAACAAACAATACAATGGAATGGTTGTAACAATAGTGAGTAGCCAGTATGGTAAATTATGCGCCTGCGATTTTTGACTTGAGAGCTTCTGTAGATAACAATCGGGCCACCTAAAAATTGATTGACATTCATCAGAGACAGTGGTTATGCTGCTAAACAAATTTTGTATTCGTAGGAGATCAAATTACTCACCATCTGCACTTAAAGCCTTAAATTTATTTTGTCTGACCACTTTAAGATGTCTGAGTAAATTTGATCTCCTCCCAGTTCTTCTCCTGTAGCCCCAGCCGCAACTCTTAAAATATCCTCAATTAGGGCGAAGTTTCCCATAATATCCACATGGGCACCACTTTGTGTCCCGCGACCCTCCAGTAAAGTAGCTGGGGGAGCATGATCATACTCCCTAACGTAAGTCTTAATACCAGACGGATTGAATCTAGTTTTTCCACGCCAACCTTTTGCGCACATGTAACCCGCACTCAAAGTTGGCACAGTTTCATCTCCGTCTACAGTATAAACTCCACCTGCCAAACAGCTCTCTGCACAATCTGCTGAACAATCAATTTGAAACGGGATGTGGCATTCTGCTGAATGTGTGAGACCATAGACATATGCTCTTTCAGTTGGGATTCCAACTCCATACATTGTAAATATTTCCATTTCAGGAGCATTTGGCAACCTGTAATTTGAAAACAGAAAGAACATACAGTTAAAGAAATTGGAGCACTGGCAGATATTCAACGTCAGTGCAATGAATTTGAGCCAACTGAGGAAATAAGATCTAATTGTGTTCACCAAAATATAGTTGTATAATAGATGACAACTAGTGCAATAACGAAGAACTATAGTTCTCACTTTGTTTCCAATGGGTTGGACCAATATTTGTGATGATCATATTTTGGATCATCCAAATTGTCAGCTATCCCGTACGAAAAATGAGCACTGCCACGTGCCATCATTTTTGGAGCAACAAACTGAAGCAATTCCACAATTTCATCAGCTGTATAAACTTTGTATTCTGCGACAGCATTTATACCACTGTACCCTATCTCTTGATACTCCGTCCACACATCGCTGCAGCTACTATTTGCAACATTTTTACCCTTTACGGCATCCTACAGACAGCAACTAGTCAGGCTCTGCTGGACAGAAAAATATACATACTGCATGTTTTCATACAAGGTTAAGCTAATAAATTAACTCTAAATTGACGCAGTTCAACTCACAACAAACACAAAAAACAAGAGATAAGTCACACCATATCCATTACTAAAATACTAACTCACAGCTTAATCAAGTACATATTATTGGTCGCTAGTACAGCTTTCATCGAGGCTTAAGAGCAGAAAGTTTTTTTTTGTAATCGAATTTTTCCACCATGCTCTATCCAGTTTGATACTTATTATCTCGGGCATAGACTTCATATATTACTTATGCTTTTTACAGGTCACACAACCTAACACACCAAAgcatataaatttatataaattatatggTTAAGTAACCTTTCTTCTTTCAGAGCAAAAAAAAAAGTAACCTTTCTTCCAACTATCAATTTTGTACAGATTGCAGTGTGGACATCAGCCACTAACAGTAAAGAATTAAAAGAGCAAGGGAAGGGAAATGACAATCACTAATTTTTTATCAAACAAATGATTGGAGTGGAACAGTATTTAGGTGTCTGGAAAGATATATCAATCCAGCAAACAGTTTGACCAAAGAAGTTTACTACTTTAAGTCATGTGCAACCAGAATTATTCAAACAAGTGACAGATGGGATTCATCCCAGAAACAATTGACAATATATTGAGTAGCCCCACAGTTAATACTCTTCGTATGCATAATCTCTTCAAAAGTTACTTCTTGAAAAAACTTAATTATGTGCATATGAGATTAGTAACAAATATTGGATGTTTTAAGAAAAAGATATCTTAAAAATTACACCTAGATATAGACAATCTGAAGTGAACCAAAAACTTTACCCTGAAGTCGATCCTCTTAAGCTCTGCAACAGCAATGTTTGCCGCCTCTTGCCCGAATGATATCATCCTTCCATAATTAGCATGGTTTGCTTCCTCACTCTGGTCAGGAGTTTGAGTTTCATTGTTCTGATTTCTTTTGCCAGGATAATAACCTTCCTCGGGAGACCAGTCAAGACCACCCCATATAGTGTCCCCACCTTTTGGTATCATTGACATTGTAGAATCCCAAGTCCGGGTCAACTTCATTACATGTTGCAACATCATTTGAAGACGAAACAAATCCTTATCCAGGATGCCCGGAGCAAGAGCTCTGCAGTTTAATTGAATACACAGGACACTAAGTGACAGACCATTAGGTTAGTGAAAATGATGGAATTCAGTGAGTGTATAAATCTTTATTTAAATTGTGAACAAAAAAATATACCAACAAGACGTCAAAACACACATGACTTCCTTAATACGGAAAGTcgattataattataaatattggATAGCAAAAAAGTTGACTCCTATTTACTAAGAGTCAGAGATATTCTGCTCTCATTTCTAAATTTTGACTTTTAAAATGTTCTTGGGGTGACTTTTTGATAGGAGGTGTCCAGAATCTCAAAACTAATTTCATAGATAAGGTGAAAAAACCTGGCAACAGCAATGTCCCTAACTTCAGCAGAGAAAAGTCCAGGGACAGATTTCGGAACACCTAAAAATGGACCACCAATATTCATTACCGCCTTCAAATGCTTCGCACACCAATTTGGTCCACCACCACCGCCCACTGGAGCTGGTGTCTCAACCCATTTCATAAAATGTAAGAAGTATAAAACACCCATTGAATGGGGGATAATAACTGCTTTCTTCCCACCACTTGTAGCAACCATCAATTCTATATTACTCTTTATCCTGCTCAGAGTTTGGTCCCTCACCTAAAATTAAGTATAGTATTGAGGGAAGGACTCAGGCAGCTTGTAGTGTACATAGTATTAAGTAAAACTGCATCGTAATTAAAGAGGCATTTTTGTGTGATAAACACTAGGAAGTCAAATACTATACCTCCGTATTCTGAAAAGAAAGTCTCCAGTCATATGAAGCCATGTACATGTTTTTTTCCTCATACCCAAGTCGAGCCAAATTATTAATCAGGACAGCCCAGACAAAATATCCAGCAGCAAAGTAGTCTGCAGCCACTAATCCAGTGACAGGCCTAACCCTTACACCAGGAGGATCCAACCCAGTCTCATTATCCAAGGACATGTGGTACATCCAGCATAAAGGTCTGTAAGAAAATACAATATCCATAAGTTCCAGCTAATTAACTCCAGTCTAGATTAGTTTTTTACTCTGGCATCATAAACTTGCAGATGTTACCAAACTCGCAAGTTCAGACACAAACTACATAGAAAATAGAATAGTACTCCTATAAGAGTATTGAAAGTGAACCAACTAGTGAGCTATCCCAACTATAACTTGAAGCCTAAAAAGCCTATAGAACTAAACTTGAATTGTAAACATAAAAGCTAATCCAATGCTGATGTCTAAATTGCTATAATATAAGTTAAAACGTAACGAATAATTCCATTTAAAGCTACTTTTTGTTTCTAAAACAACCaagtttatatatgtgatattctGTACTTATATTTGGCTGTGCAATAGTTTGAACATTTCCAAACCTGATTCGGCTATTTCACAACACCGCCTGTTTTTCACACCGCATTTCAATTTGCTATAACACATCCAGTAACAAAATCAGCAATCTCATAATACAATAATCCACCTCACCAGTTTCAATAGAAACCTACATAAATTCACTAAAATCCCTAAACTTACGAATTTCAACACAAACTTTACAACAATAAACAAAATATACTTATATACAAAAAGAGCAATGAACCTTGGTATACAATTCTTAGTCTAACAACACTACTATAAGCAGAACATGTAATAATTAATATGTTGTCGATTTGGTACAGTAAATAACAAGTGTTAGTTTTTAAAGTAGATAAATGAGAactaatattaaaaaaaaaaattatctaCTCACATTGATTCAAAGTCATTACACCTTCATCAGGATATTATACTTGAACATTcatattattaattttttaaactACTATTCAAAGTTGGAATCCCGTCAATaagataaaaaatattaaaaacaatcCGCGCATCGCAGGAGTAAAACTAATAAACAATTTAAAGTCACTAATTTATCCGAAATTGGCAAAATGACACGATACCTCTTGTAAACTTCTCCGAAAGTGCCACCCCAAAGGCGCTTCCTAAACAAGCCCTCAGTACATTCTTCACCTTCCCAAAGCTCAAGGCCTCCAGTAACAATTCCAGGCACAAACACAACAGGATGCTTCACTTTCAATCCCTCCTTCAAAACCTTGACACCAGGTGGATCAGGCAAAGGCCCTGTTATCGCTTCCGTGACGAATTGCGGAAACGAAGCAGGCATAGCATTGTAAGAAAACAATAAGAACCACCATAACACACATATGCATCCAACAAGCCAACAACATGTGTCTATACATGACCATTTCTTGTCTTTGCTTTTTCTTTCTGGAAGCTTCGATTTCTTGTCATCTTCCGCATCGGAAGCTTCTGGAGTCTCGGTTTCCGGTGCGTTTTTTCTTCTGATCACCGGCATCGTGATTTGAATCGGTTTGctctgttaaattctgatgattaacATTTTGTGTGTTTTTTATTACAGGATGTGTTTAAGACATGAGTGAGAGGGTTGGTGGGGACAGTGGTGTCGGAATTATGACGTGGCGTCATTTTAACGGTCTGTTTAGCCGGGTCTATCTCTCCTTATTCAATTTCTATCACTCAATATTAATCTAactatttaaaattaattattggGAGTATACGGTGTAATATTTTGGCATTTTTTTATTGGGGACATGTTTTTAGTGTTTTATTACTTTTCGTTTTATAATATGTGGTGGAAAATTATTTGGGAATTTCGTCACGTGCAGTACGACTTTGTATGTAGGGGGCCTGTCACAGCCGCACGGGCATACCGATATGGGCATGTCATGACGTCAAATAGAGCGGCATGCCTTTTCATGATTCGACATgcctttttattattttttttattttttaataattattttaatattagaaatatccagaaataacaaacataattttaaaatatttacatatattttaattatatccTTATTATATCTTTAAGAGGGATCTTATCCAAATATTAGGTAGTTATGGTCATGTACCGCCAAAATAATCTCAATCGTTGGATCATAAAGATAACATCCTAACCGAATAGAAAATAATCACATTGTTCTAATACTATTCAAACACGAGAATACGATATAATTTCCGAATACGATTCTAAATAGAATATGATTAGAGGTTCAATCAATCATAAATGAAAAGGATTGTTCTACTAATCCCCAAATACTAAAATATGATGTAATGATATAACTGTAATATGATGCAATGATATAACTGTAATAGCTATATAATATACATGACAAAAAAgtaattaaattcaaaattcgtATATTTTTCAATATCTGCATATTTGTTGAAATAATATTGCAACaaactgtaaaaaataataacaaTATAAATACAAACATCTAGAGTAATTATATACCtacattaaaaaattataaaataaatttaaaaaattttaaaaataaaataaataaattttaaaaaaccgtgcatcgcacgggctagtatctaaaaagttattaatttaaatgagtattatgatgaTATTTGGTTGTTACTGTCAactaactttaattttatattcaaattcactgtatattagtataataattatttattaaattttattataattaattgatAAATGGCATGCCATTTCCGCATGCCTTTTGGCAAAAAGCATGCCTATAGATATGCCTTCGGGGAGTCTCGTGACAGGTACCCTATTTGTATGGCATGATTAACATATAAAATTGTCGATGGTTGAATAGTTGATTGGTTCGACCCTTAGTTCCCAAAATttcttaaaatatatttataattttgtttcttcttcggtcttctcctctctctctcttcaCAAGCTTGAATCCAGCATACGTGGTAGGCGTTGTGTAATTAAATTGCTGTGTGAGGGCTTCAGCAAAGCAGAACCGGAGATGGGTTGTATCCCCGCGGCAATTTTGACGTGAGAATAAGAATGGAGTTTcttgaaggagaagaagaaggaaaaTGGAGCTATTCAAATATATATGCagtggtgtgtgtatatgtgtagAGAGCAAGTAAATATTTTCCAACCCCCGAGACCATTTATTGGGGCCTTTTATAGGCTCCCAACTTTCGGGTTTTAGGGATTTGTACATCTTCATCTTAGCCCTTGATGAATCCTGGTTGGTGAATGATTGAATGGTTTAGATTATTAACGGGGCCCAGTTGTCCCATTGCAGCCGGGGTGTCTTGAGATTTAGACACATGGACGGCTGGGATGTTGTCATTCCATTTCTGGTAATATTGGACAGTTGACATTCTGGCTATCTGCCACGTGTCCCGGAGACCATCCTAGTTTGGGCCTGGGGTGCCATTTTCTTGGACTTTTGTAACGTTCTTATGGGCCGAATTATTTATGGCCTATCATTTTcctcccactcccttatgcgggttttCTTGGGATTGGGTTTGGGTAAGCCCTTTGATTTGGCGAGACAAGTACCGGAAGTGACTGGTATAAAGTTTTGTCATTTTTTCGGGGTGTCAGGCGGCGATTGAATTTCTTGTGTGAATAtacatatatgtgtatatgcatatATCAAATGTTGCAGTTTTTCCACTCTTCCTCTCCTCAAAAGTCACGCCTATTAAATAATTACAGCTATGTAATCATTAACTACTGCAGTTACTTTACGGAAGGCTAGGATCGCGCCATGTGTCCCATTCCCGTAGACACGATTTTCCAACGGTTGAGTGGGTTTTTACCATTCTTTTCTTCTATAAATACTCATCCCTTTATTTCTCTTCATTCTTTACGCAAATACGAACACCCAAAACATACTCTGAGTTTCTTTTCAAGGCGAATTTCGGAGCTTTCTTCTTTGAAGCCTTTTATATCTCCTGCTTTCTTGTAAGTTCTCCCTTTTCTCTTGATTTTCTTCGTCATAATTGTACTTGATTTATTGTACTAAGTATGTAAGTTTTTTCGAATGCATGTAACTTATTTTAGATTGTATTGTGGGTGCTATAAGGTTTTTGTAGTGTGCTTTTTATTTTGTTTGGATTTTGTTTACAAAGGTGGGTTTTTGTATATGTAGAGAGGGGGTTTGATTTCTACAAGTACCGGGTTTGTGTTTATTGTTCTCCATGTTTTTGTATAAGCATGTGTAAGTATAGGTCGTAGAAGGCATTTTTGGCTGATTTGATGTCGAGGTTATGCAATTCTGAATTTTGTTTTTGTTGCCTTATTTTTTGTATCTGAAATGGCATAGACCCGGGTAGTTATATAGTTAAGAGATTTAAACAGTTGGCTAACCTTAACCGTAGATCTGACCATCCCTGCTTTGGTTTTCCCGGACATTCATCTAGTGACTCGTCTCCAGAGCTTGATAACATGCCTCCCCGTTCTTCTCAGCCTATAGTTGAGAAATTCCCTACCTTCCTTTTACACATTTGACAGACATTGGGCTGGAGGGACGGGTCTTGGGTAGACATAGATCACTATTTTGTGAAGACCTGGGAGAATAGCCCCCACATGATGATTACTTTAGAGATCTGTCTGATGTTTATAGGCCCATAGGTAAAGAGCCTTATGAACGGGCCCGAATGGATGAACTTTTCTACAATGCCCCGGGGATTAGCTATGCCCCTGCTCCCCGTCATCCAGAAATTGGCATTTATACCTCTACCCAAATAGATGACTTGGTTAAGGCCGTCTTTCACTTCGGGGACGGGTTAGAGTGGAGATGGCCTGAGCCCCATGAAAGGGTGTATCACAGGCCTGAGGGGGGGTTGGGTAGCTATTCCTTTAGAACATCTGTGTAGCATATGACCCAATCTCCACCAGTTCACCAAATTCCTCTGTCGTGATATCTATGGGATTCCGTTCACCCAGTTGGCCCTGAATTCAGTTAAGTGGATATTCTTATAATAGGATACTTGCCGAC
This sequence is a window from Apium graveolens cultivar Ventura chromosome 9, ASM990537v1, whole genome shotgun sequence. Protein-coding genes within it:
- the LOC141682469 gene encoding phospholipid:diacylglycerol acyltransferase 1-like — its product is MPVIRRKNAPETETPEASDAEDDKKSKLPERKSKDKKWSCIDTCCWLVGCICVLWWFLLFSYNAMPASFPQFVTEAITGPLPDPPGVKVLKEGLKVKHPVVFVPGIVTGGLELWEGEECTEGLFRKRLWGGTFGEVYKRPLCWMYHMSLDNETGLDPPGVRVRPVTGLVAADYFAAGYFVWAVLINNLARLGYEEKNMYMASYDWRLSFQNTEVRDQTLSRIKSNIELMVATSGGKKAVIIPHSMGVLYFLHFMKWVETPAPVGGGGGPNWCAKHLKAVMNIGGPFLGVPKSVPGLFSAEVRDIAVARALAPGILDKDLFRLQMMLQHVMKLTRTWDSTMSMIPKGGDTIWGGLDWSPEEGYYPGKRNQNNETQTPDQSEEANHANYGRMISFGQEAANIAVAELKRIDFRDAVKGKNVANSSCSDVWTEYQEIGYSGINAVAEYKVYTADEIVELLQFVAPKMMARGSAHFSYGIADNLDDPKYDHHKYWSNPLETKLPNAPEMEIFTMYGVGIPTERAYVYGLTHSAECHIPFQIDCSADCAESCLAGGVYTVDGDETVPTLSAGYMCAKGWRGKTRFNPSGIKTYVREYDHAPPATLLEGRGTQSGAHVDIMGNFALIEDILRVAAGATGEELGGDQIYSDILKWSDKINLRL